Proteins encoded in a region of the Natrarchaeobius halalkaliphilus genome:
- a CDS encoding type II toxin-antitoxin system VapC family toxin yields the protein MKLFLDTNVFIAAVTDEPDTGAMAEEVLDGEHDFLTSTLNLMECGPY from the coding sequence ATGAAGCTCTTTCTTGACACCAACGTATTCATCGCTGCAGTAACAGATGAACCCGATACTGGAGCGATGGCCGAAGAAGTCCTTGACGGTGAACATGATTTTCTCACCTCAACACTCAATCTCATGGAGTGCGGTCCGTACTGA
- a CDS encoding ParA family protein, translating to MARLYAWWSESGGPGKTTNCMNSSAAISRDGHDVVVLDLDPQRGSITHYAGYDNLTHGEVETTVMDVFFDDVDPREIIVPTTHFDLVPGHESLTNFESELNNDGRRGVSQFTVVRDVVEDLAEDYDYVIIDCPATLTDLTDNAIFAARNIMVPLELTPKGEASQDGLEDTVGAMHDGFADLGVEISIAGCIPSRVDQAKIFEEYRERFEEKDVPVSPFSIPEHSLLKYSWDEQMDLFAFMESDKTRDLRPYEEHVPMAFKVIGRMMTGEYSYDDAIDRWDTVKDTEMGDADPEAVLNDLDETRANA from the coding sequence ATGGCACGCCTGTACGCCTGGTGGTCAGAAAGCGGCGGACCGGGAAAGACGACCAACTGTATGAACTCCTCGGCGGCCATCTCTCGAGATGGTCACGACGTGGTCGTGCTCGATCTCGATCCACAGCGCGGGTCGATCACCCACTACGCCGGCTACGATAATCTCACTCACGGCGAAGTCGAAACGACCGTGATGGACGTCTTCTTCGACGACGTCGATCCACGCGAAATCATCGTCCCGACGACGCACTTCGATCTCGTTCCGGGTCACGAGAGTTTAACGAACTTCGAATCCGAACTCAACAACGACGGACGGCGCGGAGTCAGCCAGTTTACCGTCGTTCGTGACGTCGTCGAAGACCTCGCAGAGGACTACGATTACGTCATCATCGATTGTCCGGCGACGCTGACGGACCTGACCGACAATGCCATCTTTGCTGCGCGAAATATCATGGTGCCACTCGAGTTGACGCCGAAAGGCGAGGCGTCCCAGGACGGGCTCGAAGACACCGTCGGCGCGATGCACGATGGGTTCGCTGATCTGGGCGTGGAGATTTCGATCGCCGGATGCATCCCCTCTCGAGTCGACCAGGCGAAAATTTTCGAGGAGTATCGAGAACGGTTCGAGGAGAAAGACGTACCAGTCTCGCCGTTTTCGATTCCAGAGCACTCGCTGCTCAAATACTCCTGGGACGAACAGATGGATCTCTTTGCCTTCATGGAGTCGGACAAGACACGTGATCTCCGTCCCTACGAGGAACACGTCCCGATGGCGTTCAAAGTGATCGGACGGATGATGACCGGCGAGTACAGCTACGACGATGCCATCGATCGGTGGGACACCGTCAAAGACACCGAGATGGGTGATGCAGATCCCGAAGCAGTGCTCAACGATCTCGACGAGACGAGGGCCAACGCATGA
- a CDS encoding DUF7385 family protein → MDEIDLDELVASLTPREENQTITVYQNTVAVSCPACDTQFDDLVVCKENPASLNLSKQLDLCVGSADGHAVIFTHKQLA, encoded by the coding sequence ATGGACGAGATCGACCTCGACGAACTCGTGGCGTCGTTGACCCCTCGAGAGGAGAACCAGACGATTACGGTCTACCAGAATACGGTCGCTGTTTCGTGTCCGGCCTGTGATACTCAGTTCGACGATCTCGTCGTCTGCAAGGAGAATCCGGCGAGCCTCAACCTCTCGAAGCAATTGGATCTCTGCGTCGGCTCCGCGGACGGCCACGCAGTTATCTTCACTCACAAACAATTGGCTTAA
- a CDS encoding type II toxin-antitoxin system VapC family toxin, which produces MRSVLTKKERLELSQTEAIQDEITADVRVVIPDASDMMDANRLQRETLLYPLDCLILACAQGHDVDLVSFDSELQEAGARSPEGCV; this is translated from the coding sequence GTGCGGTCCGTACTGACCAAAAAGGAACGTCTCGAACTCTCGCAGACGGAAGCCATTCAAGATGAAATTACCGCTGATGTCCGGGTTGTGATCCCTGACGCATCTGACATGATGGATGCCAATCGATTGCAGCGCGAAACGCTCCTATACCCGCTTGATTGCTTGATTCTCGCTTGTGCACAGGGGCACGACGTTGATCTCGTCTCATTTGATTCGGAATTACAAGAAGCAGGAGCACGTAGCCCGGAAGGCTGCGTTTGA